attatttttttaatgtTGCATATTAAATTCTGTTTCACAGGTATTTTTCTCTAATTTTTTGATTTCCATTATTTGTCTAATGTTGTGTATTATAATTTATAATCTGATTCGTGTTCAATTTTTTGGACTGCAATCTTGTCAGTTCAAATTCAAGCACAGTTCATTTTCAGATTGTCAGAATAGTTAGTTGCTCAACATTTTTGTGCACAATGTCGTGATTAAGGAGACTTGTGCAGTTCATTTCTGAGTAGTTATTTGACCTTTGATTTATAATAAAGCCTTAATGACAGCTTTCTCTGGTAGAATTGTGCTATAAATTATGAGACCATTTCTGAACTTAATCTTAATTGCATTTCTGCCTGCAGAACAAGGTCGCTCCTCAATTTACTCACAGAAGAACTACAAGTACAGGGGCTTAAGGCTATGAGATGACGAAAACTAATTATTGCAGAGTGAATGATCTGCATACACCAGACCTCGAGCAAATGAGCGAGACTCATGCCAAGGATCAGTTAAATGCGGTTGAGTATGATGCAATAGTGACTCCTTTAATACTCTCGCGCACCGACTCCCTCAAGTCACCCCAAACTCTGATGAGAAGTCGGTCTACTAGACGATCTCGAGACTTTTGACATCAAAGACTTGGACAAAATGCAGGCTCTCTTCGATATGTTTTAGCTGTTTCTTGGGGTAACATACTAGATTGTCATCAAGGCTCTATACATACTTCAAATTATCAGATATCGCATGTTTCAGAAATCCAACAGGGCTAACATCGTCTTCCAAGGAGTAACTCTTTGATGTCCAACAATCAGTAGATTCAGCGTAGTTAGGTTCCCAACTTGCAGAAAGAACCCAATTCTGGTGTCCCACAATGTTATTACTCCCTGATAATTCTTCGTCGTCCATGTCACCGCCCAACTTCCTCACTGTCACATACTTATGAAGGCTCGGCTACATCAAATCATCCCTTACTTTGACCTCAGACTCGACAAACGGGTCTGACCTCTTCTTACTAGACTCAGAGAAGGTAAAAGATGAATTTGACCTTGTGGTGGAGTTGAGATCTGCCATGTTTTCAAGAATGGAATCGGGTTTGCTAACACAAGCTGGGAGTGTTAAGTTTATGGTAGCACTGTTATTACGAGTTACGGTATCGGTTTTTGTATTGGAATTTTCGTTTTAGTTTTGTTCTGGTGGCAATTTTGAAAGTCTTGAAGGAGAAATAAAGTGTAGTTTGTTAGCGGAGCTGGAGTTGGTGTTAAAAAAGCATCAAAATTGATGTCAATGTCTCGAGATCGTCTAGCATACCTCTTTCTCACTAGAGTTTGGGGTGACTTGTTGTTTGGTGTTTCTGTCTCACCCTTAGATCATGGTTGAGTACCTGATTTTGAGGGACAGTTCAAGTTTTCATCTTGATTGGTTCATTTTTGGGATGAATTCGCTTTGTGCATTTGCTTTGAACCTTGTTGTGTTCTTGCTGGTTAGGAAGACTTCTGCATTGACTATAAATGTTGCTAGGGTTGTCAAGGATTGGATGTTGATTGCGTTCTCGTGGTCGGTTATTAAGGATACTGTGACTCCTATTAACTTGTTTAGGTATGGATTGGCGTTTTGGGGTGTTGGGTTTTATAATCGTTCTAAGTTCCAAGCACTTAAGGCGAACGAGGCTCAGAAGAAGGCTGCTCAAGCTGATGATGAGCAAGATCGGTTGCTCGAGAATAGAGATGGTGATAGAAAGAAGAATGAGAACCAGTCTTAGATACAaaccctcccacaagaagtaccacgtgggaagctccgaataatatccaaaaccactgtcaaagaggcaaccagaggatgatgatccccagacaaaggaggcaatgaaggaggtggggcggcaagatgcttctcacgcaaggccacaagagtggcatcggaggagggtgcgaccccagaggaagaaagcactcgaacagcagcagtatagtgaccATCACAAATATTCCTCCGACATTGAaagaggttaagctcactcaaatcaagATCTTCCTCCACATTAAACAAACAAGGACCCTCATCCAAACATTCCTGCAACAGCTGCAAACCTCCCCCAGGTACCCCctaagcaaggatagccctgacAATACTCACCTCCTGACGCTGGTGCCGAATAACagtcctacactcaagattactccgaggagcgaaggTCTTAAGTAGACAAAGTGGTAAAACAAGCAAACGAATCCAGCGGGAGAGGTCACCAGGGGAATCAGCCACATCATCCAGGactcctttcaaagcccgagcaaacccaagacgacacttaggaggaatagatttcacggtgcgaaggcccaaCGATAACAAACGATCAAGCGAAGATATAGAAcactgaacaagctcaacaccATCATCAGATGAAGAAACCTAAGGAGAAGGAGCCAATGGTCTCATAATATCATAAATATGAAAgctgtagaggccatcaacacactccggaggTGCCACAACATCACCCCGACTATACCGACATCTAGAGCGAGTGGTACGGGTTTTAaagcacaccccacacaaccagagccccatccacTTCAAAGTAATCTCGGCATTAGAGAAAACAGTCAGACTATCAACAAGAGTTTGATGCGTAAGGTCTAAAGCACCATCATGACAATGCCGGCCCTGAAAATCTTTATGCCATGCAGCCTTAGTAAGGCCTTTACCAAAACCATCTGGACacgcatgaagactcgaaaaaggacaataaaaCCGTACATGTTCAGGCATAAAGGAGCAAGCAAGACAAACCACCACACCAAGGCAGCCACCACACCAAACCTGCCACGACAGCCAGGCAGCCCTAACCACGGCAAGACCAAGCACGAAGGAACCAAAAGACGGAGCCTAAGAGCCTGCCATACCTGCCAACCTGATTCCGGCAATAAGACACGAACAGGCCACCAACGGATAGGCTATCAGCAGCAAATGGCACCAAAAAAACCCACCAAAACCCTGTCAACACCACGACACCAGCCCCAACCCAACCAAACGGCGGCAGGAGGCAGCCAAAGGCAGCGGCAGGAGAAAACAGTAAAAGAATAACGAAGTAGAATAAAAAAAAGGTGAAAGAAAGGAGAAGAAAAATCGCTAAACCCGCCGGAATCAAGCAGCAGACGACAACCTAGGATTGCAAAGGATCACCCCCATAACTGGTAACCATCGCAACCAGAACCGTCGTGGAGGAGCCGCTGCAGTCGTGCGATACTTATCGCAAAAGGATATGTATTGCAAAAGGATGCCCTAATCGCAGAAACACACAAAGAGCAACCTCAGACCGacgaacatcaccaacaaccaaATGTCCGGCGTAAAAGAACGGCGAGGACAATGGTGGTCGATGGTATTAGGATTAACAGAGGGCCGAAGATAACAGACCGAAACCACCGACGAAAAACAAACAACGAACGCAACCGGCAACACCATCTAACACTCGTACACGACAGCGATGTGAGGTCTAATATCGGCGTGAGGCGGTGGTCAGCCCCTCGGTGGCAGTCGGCGGCAGGCGACAATGTAGCCCTAACAAAATCTCTGACGATCGCACTCCCTCAC
The Silene latifolia isolate original U9 population chromosome 11, ASM4854445v1, whole genome shotgun sequence genome window above contains:
- the LOC141613838 gene encoding putative sugar phosphate/phosphate translocator At2g25520, encoding MVEYLILRDSSSFHLDWFIFGMNSLCAFALNLVVFLLVRKTSALTINVARVVKDWMLIAFSWSVIKDTVTPINLFRYGLAFWGVGFYNRSKFQALKANEAQKKAAQADDEQDRLLENRDGDRKKNENQS